One Panicum virgatum strain AP13 chromosome 3N, P.virgatum_v5, whole genome shotgun sequence DNA segment encodes these proteins:
- the LOC120666219 gene encoding ubiquitin C-terminal hydrolase 12-like isoform X1, with product MTMMTPPPLEQQQEDEEMLVPHQELPVAGPEPAPQPMEVVAQTETANTAESQPVEDPQTSRFTWTIESFSRLNTKKHYSDVFVVGGYKWRVLIFPKGNNVDHLSMYLDVADSGNLPYGWSRYAQFSLAVVNQIHPKYTIRKDTQHQFNARESDWGFTSFMPLSDLYDPSRGYLVNDTVVVEAEVAVRRMVDYWTYDSKKETGYVGLKNQGATCYMNSLLQTLYHIPYFRKAVYHMPTTENDMPSGSIPLALQSLFYKLQYSDNSVATKELTKSFGWDTYDSFMQHDVQELNRVLCEKLEDKMKGTVVEGTIEQLFEGHHINYIECINVDYKSSRKESFYDLQLDVKGCRDVYASFDKYVEVERLEGDNKYHAEQYGLQDAKKGVLFLDFPPVLQLQLKRFEYDYMRDTMVKINDRYEFPLQLDLDRDYGKYLSPDADRSIRNLYTLHSVLVHSGGVHGGHYYAFIRPTLSDQWYKFDDERVTKEDTKKALEEQYGGEEELPQINPGFNNTPFKFTKYSNAYMLVYIRESDKEKIMCNVDEKDIAEHLRIRLKKEQEEKEHKKKEKAEAHLYTIIKIARDEDLKDQIGKNIYFDLVDHEKVRSFRIQKQLPFTSFKEEVAKEYGIPVQFQRFWLWAKRQNHTYRPNRPLTPHEEAQSVGQLREVSNKAHNAELKLFLEVELGPELCPIRPPEKSKEDILLFFKLYNAEKEELRFVGRLFMKALGKPSDILTKLNEMAGFSPNEEIELYEEIKFEPNVMCEHIDKKLTFRSSQLEDGDIICFQKAPVPDGDTQVRYPDVPSFLEYVHNRQVVHFRSLDKPKDDDFSLELSKLHTYDDVVERVAHQLGLDDPSKIRLTSHNCYSQQPKPQPIRYRGVEHLLDMLVHYNQTSDILYYEVLDIPLPELQCLKTLKVAFHHATKDEVVVHSIRLPKNSTISDVITDLKTKVELSNPDAELRLLEVFYHKIYKIFPPHEKIENINDQYWTLRAEEIPEEEKNLGPHDRLIHVYHFMKDPNQNQQIQNFGDPFLMVIREGDTAAEVMERIQRKLRVPGEEFSKWKLAFISMNRPEYLQDTDVVSARFQRRDVYGAWEQYLGLEHTDTTSKRSYTANQNRHTYEKPVKIYN from the exons ATGACTATGATGACGCCGCCCCCTCTCGAG cagcagcaggaggacgaggagaTGCTCGTGCCGCACCAGGAGCTCCCCGTCGCCGGCCCCGAGCCCGCCCCGCAGCCCATGGAAG tcGTTGCGCAGACGGAGACCGCCAACACAGCGGAGAGCCAGCCGGTGGAGGACCCGCAGACGTCGCGCTTCACCTGGACGATTGAGAGCTTCAGCCGGCTCAACACTAAGAAGCACTACTCCGACGTGTTTGTTGTCGGGGGGTACAAATG GCGTGTGCTGATTTTCCCCAAGGGGAACAATGTGGACCACTTGTCGATGTATTTGGATGTCGCGGATTCGGGGAACCTCCCATACGGGTGGAGCCGGTATGCTCAGTTCAGCTTGGCCGTTGTGAACCAGATCCATCCCAAGTATACGATACGGAAAG ATACCCAGCACCAATTTAATGCACGTGAGAGCGACTGGGGTTTCACATCATTTATGCCTTTAAGTGACCTGTATGACCCAAGCAGGGGCTATCTCGTGAATGACACAGTTGTTGTAGAAGCTGAAGTTGCTGTCCGAAGAATGGTTGATTATTGGACTTACGACTCGAAAAAAGAGACAGGTTATGTAGGCCTCAAGAATCAAGGTGCTACCTGTTATATGAACTCTCTCCTGCAAACATTGTACCATATACCATACTTCAGGAAG GCTGTATATCATATGCCAACAACTGAGAATGACATGCCATCTGGGAGTATTCCTCTAGCCCTGCAGAGCCTTTTTTATAAGCTCCAGTATAGTGACAACAGTGTAGCAACGAAAGAATTGACCAAATCCTTTGGATGGGATACTTATGATTCTTTCATGCAGCATGATGTGCAAGAGCTCAATAGAGTTCTTTGTGAGAAACTTGAAGATAAGATGAAG GGAACTGTTGTGGAAGGAACAATTGAACAATTATTTGAAGGTCACCACATTAATTACATTGAGTGCATTAATGTGGACTACAAATCCAGCAGAAAAGAATCATTTTATG ATTTACAGCTTGATGTGAAAGGTTGTCGTGATGTTTATGCATCATTTGATAAATATGTGGAAGTGGAACGTCTAGAGGGTGATAACAAATATCATGCTGAGCAATATGGCTTACAG GATGCAAAGAAAGGTGTGCTCTTCCTTGATTTCCCTCCTGTTTTGCAACTTCAACTGAAGCGTTTTGAATATGATTACATGCGAGATACAATGGTTAAG ATTAATGACCGTTATGAATTCCCGCTACAACTTGATCTTGATAGAGACTATGGAAAATATCTCTCACCAGATGCAGATCGAAGTATTAGAAACCTTTATACGCTTCACAg TGTTCTTGTTCATAGTGGAGGAGTACATGGGGGTCACTATTATGCTTTCATTCGGCCAACTCTCTCAGATCAGTG GTACAAATTCGATGATGAGCGGGTTACAAAAGAAGATACTAAAAAGGCGCTTGAAGAGCAGTATGGGGGTGAGGAAGAG TTGCCTCAAATAAACCCTGGTTTCAATAACACGCCGTTCAAATTCACAAAGTATTCAAATGCCTACATGCTTGTCTATATTCGTGAGAGTGACAAGGAGAAAATTATGTGTAATGTTGATGAGAAGGATATTGCGGAGCATTTACGG ATAAGGTTGAAGAAGgaacaagaagagaaagaacacaagaaaaaggaaaaggctgAAGCACACCTCTACACTATCATAAAG ATTGCTCGAGATGAAGATTTGAAAGATCAGATTGGTAAGAATATATATTTTGATCTGGTGGACCATGAGAAAGTTCGAAGTTTCCGCATTCAGAAGCAATTGCCTTTTACTTCGTTCAAG GAGGAAGTTGCAAAGGAATATGGCATCCCTGTACAGTTTCAGCGCTTCTGGTTGTGGGCTAAGAGGCAGAACCATACATACCGGCCAAATCGTCCGCTGACCCCCCATGAGGAAGCGCAATCA GTCGGGCAGCTTAGGGAAGTCTCAAATAAGGCACACAATGCTGAGCTGAAGCTGTTTCTGGAAGTTGAACTTGGACCG GAGTTATGTCCAATTCGTCCACCAGAGAAGAGCAAAGAAGACATACTACTTTTCTTCAAGCTTTATAATGCTGAGAAGGAAGAGCTCCG TTTTGTTGGTAGACTTTTCATGAAGGCTCTGGGAAAGCCATCCGACATATTGACGAAACTAAATGAAATGGCTGGATTTTCTCCAAATGAAGAAATTGAGTTATATGAG GAAATTAAGTTTGAGCCAAATGTGATGTGTGAACATATTGACAAGAAACTAACTTTCCGTTCAAGCCAG CTTGAAGATGGAGACATAATCTGTTTCCAAAAGGCTCCTGTTCCTGATGGTGATACACAAGTGCGCTATCCAGATGTtccttcattcttggagtatgTTCACAATAGGCAG GTTGTGCACTTTCGGTCTCTGGACAAaccaaaagatgatgatttttcTCTGGAATT GTCAAAGCTTCATACTTATGATGATGTTGTTGAGAGAGTTGCGCATCAACTTGGCTTGGATGATCCATCAAAGATTCGGCTTACATCTCACAATTGTTACTCTCAGCAACCTAAACCGCAGCCTATCAGATATCGGGGAGTAGAACATCTACTGGACATGCTTGTCCATTATAATCAG ACTTCTGATATCTTGTATTACGAGGTTCTGGACATTCCACTGCCAGAATTGCAGTGTTTGAAAACACTTAAAGTTGCATTCCACcatgcaacaaaagatgag GTTGTAGTTCATAGCATAAGACTTCCAAAGAATAGCACCATCAGCGATGTGATTactgacttgaaaaccaag GTTGAACTATCTAACCCTGATGCTGAGCTCCGCTTGCTTGAAGTATTCTACCACAAGATTTATAAG ATCTTTCCGCCTCATGAGAAGATAGAGAACATAAACGATCAATACTGGACACTACGGGCTGAGGAG ATCCCAGAGGAAGAGAAGAATCTTGGCCCACATGACCGATTGATTCATGTTTACCATTTCATGAAAGACCCTAATCAGAACCAGCAGATTCAGAATTTCGGAGATCCTTTTTTGATGGTTATCCGTGAAGGTGATACTGCTGCCGAAGTAATGGAGCGCATCCAGAGAAAACTTAGAGTTCCTGGCGAGGAATTCTCCAAG TGGAAGCTTGCATTCATATCCATGAATCGGCCAGAGTACCTTCAGGATACTGATGTTGTATCAGCACGATTTCAG AGGAGAGACGTATACGGTGCTTGGGAACAATACCTTGGCTTGGAGCACACTGATACAACATCAAAAAGGTCTTACACAGCCAATCAG AATCGTCACACATATGAGAAGCCTGTGAAAATTTATAATTGA
- the LOC120666219 gene encoding ubiquitin C-terminal hydrolase 12-like isoform X2 gives MTMMTPPPLEQQEDEEMLVPHQELPVAGPEPAPQPMEVVAQTETANTAESQPVEDPQTSRFTWTIESFSRLNTKKHYSDVFVVGGYKWRVLIFPKGNNVDHLSMYLDVADSGNLPYGWSRYAQFSLAVVNQIHPKYTIRKDTQHQFNARESDWGFTSFMPLSDLYDPSRGYLVNDTVVVEAEVAVRRMVDYWTYDSKKETGYVGLKNQGATCYMNSLLQTLYHIPYFRKAVYHMPTTENDMPSGSIPLALQSLFYKLQYSDNSVATKELTKSFGWDTYDSFMQHDVQELNRVLCEKLEDKMKGTVVEGTIEQLFEGHHINYIECINVDYKSSRKESFYDLQLDVKGCRDVYASFDKYVEVERLEGDNKYHAEQYGLQDAKKGVLFLDFPPVLQLQLKRFEYDYMRDTMVKINDRYEFPLQLDLDRDYGKYLSPDADRSIRNLYTLHSVLVHSGGVHGGHYYAFIRPTLSDQWYKFDDERVTKEDTKKALEEQYGGEEELPQINPGFNNTPFKFTKYSNAYMLVYIRESDKEKIMCNVDEKDIAEHLRIRLKKEQEEKEHKKKEKAEAHLYTIIKIARDEDLKDQIGKNIYFDLVDHEKVRSFRIQKQLPFTSFKEEVAKEYGIPVQFQRFWLWAKRQNHTYRPNRPLTPHEEAQSVGQLREVSNKAHNAELKLFLEVELGPELCPIRPPEKSKEDILLFFKLYNAEKEELRFVGRLFMKALGKPSDILTKLNEMAGFSPNEEIELYEEIKFEPNVMCEHIDKKLTFRSSQLEDGDIICFQKAPVPDGDTQVRYPDVPSFLEYVHNRQVVHFRSLDKPKDDDFSLELSKLHTYDDVVERVAHQLGLDDPSKIRLTSHNCYSQQPKPQPIRYRGVEHLLDMLVHYNQTSDILYYEVLDIPLPELQCLKTLKVAFHHATKDEVVVHSIRLPKNSTISDVITDLKTKVELSNPDAELRLLEVFYHKIYKIFPPHEKIENINDQYWTLRAEEIPEEEKNLGPHDRLIHVYHFMKDPNQNQQIQNFGDPFLMVIREGDTAAEVMERIQRKLRVPGEEFSKWKLAFISMNRPEYLQDTDVVSARFQRRDVYGAWEQYLGLEHTDTTSKRSYTANQNRHTYEKPVKIYN, from the exons ATGACTATGATGACGCCGCCCCCTCTCGAG cagcaggaggacgaggagaTGCTCGTGCCGCACCAGGAGCTCCCCGTCGCCGGCCCCGAGCCCGCCCCGCAGCCCATGGAAG tcGTTGCGCAGACGGAGACCGCCAACACAGCGGAGAGCCAGCCGGTGGAGGACCCGCAGACGTCGCGCTTCACCTGGACGATTGAGAGCTTCAGCCGGCTCAACACTAAGAAGCACTACTCCGACGTGTTTGTTGTCGGGGGGTACAAATG GCGTGTGCTGATTTTCCCCAAGGGGAACAATGTGGACCACTTGTCGATGTATTTGGATGTCGCGGATTCGGGGAACCTCCCATACGGGTGGAGCCGGTATGCTCAGTTCAGCTTGGCCGTTGTGAACCAGATCCATCCCAAGTATACGATACGGAAAG ATACCCAGCACCAATTTAATGCACGTGAGAGCGACTGGGGTTTCACATCATTTATGCCTTTAAGTGACCTGTATGACCCAAGCAGGGGCTATCTCGTGAATGACACAGTTGTTGTAGAAGCTGAAGTTGCTGTCCGAAGAATGGTTGATTATTGGACTTACGACTCGAAAAAAGAGACAGGTTATGTAGGCCTCAAGAATCAAGGTGCTACCTGTTATATGAACTCTCTCCTGCAAACATTGTACCATATACCATACTTCAGGAAG GCTGTATATCATATGCCAACAACTGAGAATGACATGCCATCTGGGAGTATTCCTCTAGCCCTGCAGAGCCTTTTTTATAAGCTCCAGTATAGTGACAACAGTGTAGCAACGAAAGAATTGACCAAATCCTTTGGATGGGATACTTATGATTCTTTCATGCAGCATGATGTGCAAGAGCTCAATAGAGTTCTTTGTGAGAAACTTGAAGATAAGATGAAG GGAACTGTTGTGGAAGGAACAATTGAACAATTATTTGAAGGTCACCACATTAATTACATTGAGTGCATTAATGTGGACTACAAATCCAGCAGAAAAGAATCATTTTATG ATTTACAGCTTGATGTGAAAGGTTGTCGTGATGTTTATGCATCATTTGATAAATATGTGGAAGTGGAACGTCTAGAGGGTGATAACAAATATCATGCTGAGCAATATGGCTTACAG GATGCAAAGAAAGGTGTGCTCTTCCTTGATTTCCCTCCTGTTTTGCAACTTCAACTGAAGCGTTTTGAATATGATTACATGCGAGATACAATGGTTAAG ATTAATGACCGTTATGAATTCCCGCTACAACTTGATCTTGATAGAGACTATGGAAAATATCTCTCACCAGATGCAGATCGAAGTATTAGAAACCTTTATACGCTTCACAg TGTTCTTGTTCATAGTGGAGGAGTACATGGGGGTCACTATTATGCTTTCATTCGGCCAACTCTCTCAGATCAGTG GTACAAATTCGATGATGAGCGGGTTACAAAAGAAGATACTAAAAAGGCGCTTGAAGAGCAGTATGGGGGTGAGGAAGAG TTGCCTCAAATAAACCCTGGTTTCAATAACACGCCGTTCAAATTCACAAAGTATTCAAATGCCTACATGCTTGTCTATATTCGTGAGAGTGACAAGGAGAAAATTATGTGTAATGTTGATGAGAAGGATATTGCGGAGCATTTACGG ATAAGGTTGAAGAAGgaacaagaagagaaagaacacaagaaaaaggaaaaggctgAAGCACACCTCTACACTATCATAAAG ATTGCTCGAGATGAAGATTTGAAAGATCAGATTGGTAAGAATATATATTTTGATCTGGTGGACCATGAGAAAGTTCGAAGTTTCCGCATTCAGAAGCAATTGCCTTTTACTTCGTTCAAG GAGGAAGTTGCAAAGGAATATGGCATCCCTGTACAGTTTCAGCGCTTCTGGTTGTGGGCTAAGAGGCAGAACCATACATACCGGCCAAATCGTCCGCTGACCCCCCATGAGGAAGCGCAATCA GTCGGGCAGCTTAGGGAAGTCTCAAATAAGGCACACAATGCTGAGCTGAAGCTGTTTCTGGAAGTTGAACTTGGACCG GAGTTATGTCCAATTCGTCCACCAGAGAAGAGCAAAGAAGACATACTACTTTTCTTCAAGCTTTATAATGCTGAGAAGGAAGAGCTCCG TTTTGTTGGTAGACTTTTCATGAAGGCTCTGGGAAAGCCATCCGACATATTGACGAAACTAAATGAAATGGCTGGATTTTCTCCAAATGAAGAAATTGAGTTATATGAG GAAATTAAGTTTGAGCCAAATGTGATGTGTGAACATATTGACAAGAAACTAACTTTCCGTTCAAGCCAG CTTGAAGATGGAGACATAATCTGTTTCCAAAAGGCTCCTGTTCCTGATGGTGATACACAAGTGCGCTATCCAGATGTtccttcattcttggagtatgTTCACAATAGGCAG GTTGTGCACTTTCGGTCTCTGGACAAaccaaaagatgatgatttttcTCTGGAATT GTCAAAGCTTCATACTTATGATGATGTTGTTGAGAGAGTTGCGCATCAACTTGGCTTGGATGATCCATCAAAGATTCGGCTTACATCTCACAATTGTTACTCTCAGCAACCTAAACCGCAGCCTATCAGATATCGGGGAGTAGAACATCTACTGGACATGCTTGTCCATTATAATCAG ACTTCTGATATCTTGTATTACGAGGTTCTGGACATTCCACTGCCAGAATTGCAGTGTTTGAAAACACTTAAAGTTGCATTCCACcatgcaacaaaagatgag GTTGTAGTTCATAGCATAAGACTTCCAAAGAATAGCACCATCAGCGATGTGATTactgacttgaaaaccaag GTTGAACTATCTAACCCTGATGCTGAGCTCCGCTTGCTTGAAGTATTCTACCACAAGATTTATAAG ATCTTTCCGCCTCATGAGAAGATAGAGAACATAAACGATCAATACTGGACACTACGGGCTGAGGAG ATCCCAGAGGAAGAGAAGAATCTTGGCCCACATGACCGATTGATTCATGTTTACCATTTCATGAAAGACCCTAATCAGAACCAGCAGATTCAGAATTTCGGAGATCCTTTTTTGATGGTTATCCGTGAAGGTGATACTGCTGCCGAAGTAATGGAGCGCATCCAGAGAAAACTTAGAGTTCCTGGCGAGGAATTCTCCAAG TGGAAGCTTGCATTCATATCCATGAATCGGCCAGAGTACCTTCAGGATACTGATGTTGTATCAGCACGATTTCAG AGGAGAGACGTATACGGTGCTTGGGAACAATACCTTGGCTTGGAGCACACTGATACAACATCAAAAAGGTCTTACACAGCCAATCAG AATCGTCACACATATGAGAAGCCTGTGAAAATTTATAATTGA